TAGTTTTTATGGTGCTCTATACTAGGCTATACCAGTGTTTGAAAAGGGCTAGTATATTTTGTTGGGCTTCTGTTTACTTAGGATCTTTTGTTGGATCTAGGGCCATAACTTTTCATTTTATATAATTAAAAAAGGCAGTGGGGAGCTCCCCTGCAGTTCCATTCAGATACAAAAAGAGTAACATAAAAATATTTGATGGTTAAAATTAATTGTATATTGCTCCTGTTCCAAATTGTATGTTGTTTCGGTTTTGATAGATGCATTATATTTGTTATACACCTAGACACAATATATACCTAGATATATAGCAAATATATTGCACTTAGAAAAGTTAAAACGACCTGAAAACTTCATGCTTGGTATGGGTACTATAAGTGAATAGTATAGGTAGTACTTGCGTTTTATGAAGAAAAAACATAGATGCATCACTGTAATATATTTTAATGGTAGCATGGTGTTATACTCCCTTCATCCAACTATCTAAGGTCCATTTGCTCATGACTCAAAGACCAAGGAAGAGTTAACTTGAAGGAAAAATGCAATTACTTCATCCTCGTTTAACGTGTACAGTTTAGCCTCTTAATTATGGCATTTGGCCACTGGGATCCACTACGCATGGGTGGACGTGCGATAGGTTAGAAAAAAATCATGGTGCCACAATGGATCCGGGGACGGAGTTACTCCATGACGGTCCACGAAGCGTCGCGCACCATGACTTCGAGAAAAACTGGAATAGGCCTTGCATACTTGGATTTTTCAGATTTCCTAATGGGCCTTGGATagttgaatggagggagtagtagtcTAGTAGAGGTAGTGATAATTAATAAATTATCTTTAGCAATGGATGTTTAGATTTTCTCTATTCTATATATCATTAAATAGTAGTATAATGCACCCTAAAAGAGCTGTAGCATAAAGGCTACCGAGCTTCCATTTAATAGTGTTAAGATGATCACGTAGGAAATTGGTATAGTTCATCAGCACAAAGTTGTTTCCTTTGGAAGATCTTCTCAAGCTTAGTGGAAGATTACTAAAACAAGGGCTAGTTTTAGTTGTATAGCTTTGGATCGGAGTCAAGATGGCAAGGAAAGTTGGAAGGCATAGTAAAAAACCTACCTGTGAGCTTCATCATCAGCAAGCTTATTAGGTTCCATTGTAGCGCGTGTTTTGTCTGCTGACGAATTGGTCGCTGGAGCTCTATTAGAGAGTGGTTTGTTGCTCCGTTCATCTGTCTGGTTACTATGACTGAGATGTCGATGCGTAGATGGTGTTTGAGCCAATTTACTGCTTCCGGACTCAAGCACAAGGATCACTGAATCTTCAGGAGTTGATGGTGCCTTGTCTATGTTAATACAAGCCGGGGAAGGTTTCGTTTTGGGGACGTCAACCATGGCGCTGATGCGAACACCAGAATCTGGGACGATGATATCATGCGCTGCTCGTCGCGTTGAAGAAACAGTGCTTCTCGTAACCTTCGTGGATTTGCCTTTTTCCAGACAGCTTAAAACTATTTGGTTTAATCTCTTCATTTGTTCGGAAGATGACTCAAGCATCAACATTATTTGCCTTGCCTGTTGCTTGTTCCTCCAATAAATCTTCAATATACTCAAGATTATGACACCCAAACTGTATATGTCGGACATATGTGAGGTTATCTTTCCATTCATCGCTGGCTCCTTGTACCCCCTGAACGACAGCATACATGGTTAATGAGTATGTCAAACTTATGTTAGATAAATTTTCTGCTTACAGAAAAATTCAGTTCGCATGAAACATGAAGCAGCTTACTGTGTTCCTATACAATTTGTCATGTTTCGTGCTAGTTCTTCCCCGAAGCACCGTGACATGCCATAATCTGTGATTTTTGGCACCATATTTGCATCCAGCAATATATTTTCTGCTTTAACATCAAAATGATAAATACAATGTTGCAGTTGCCTCTGGAGGTATGAAAAGCCCTCGCAAGTCCCCTTAATCATTTTGTAGCGTGTGTTCCAATCAATTCCGTGATGCTCATCTGTGTATCAACAAAAAGATTAATAATTATCTCGTCATGTGCAAGTATGATTCCCTACTATATAGATAGTTATTCTACAAGTAGGGAACAGTCACACCAGAAGTATGATGCTTACCAAGGTTTTGTTTTTGTGTACAGAGTAACCTATGCGTCTTGTGAGCACGAGCTCTTTCTCCAATGAACTCCACAATTTTTTTATGAACTGACGCAGATGATTCGATGCTCTTTTCAACGGTTTCCACGGTACTGAATTCAGAGGCCTTCAAAACTTCACATGACTTCCGACAACCGACTCGATACACCATCGGTGAAGCAGAGGATGGCCTCTCATGCTCATAGGCGATACCATGGATTTCAGCATATCTGTTGCTGTGTGGAGGAGGAAAAAACATTCAGATGTTCTCCATATCGAAGGGAAAATAAAGAAGCCACCGATAGGTCTTAACTCTTAACAATATTGCCCTTTTTGAGATATTCCGACGGCATCTGAATGTCTATGGAGAAATCAGAGCAGCTATCGTACGGTAACACAGCTATAACCAACCTCCCAATCCCCTTCCTGCTGTGCTCTGCGCAGCTGCTTGTAGCTCCCCGAGCGGAGTCGTCGTTGTATATTTGCAGAAAATATTTTGTTTGAACCGATAAATTTGATTCCGGCGAGGTTAAATTTGACTATCGAGGCTTAAAACTACATTATTTCTACCTTTTTTTCCTAGAAATACTGGATAATATCTACTTCGCCGGTTGTCTCCGAAGAGGAACTAAACTGTATTTTATCCCACAGTGTATGCATATGTTTGCGATGCGTGTTTGTCTAGCTCGCAACACGGAATTATTTCGCTTGGATCTAGCTCTCTGCAAATGGAAGAAATTAAGCCGCGATAGGGAGAGCGAGGCAGAGATATCATACCAGTCTGAAGCATATGCCCGAAATAGCTCATCGGCGATACTGGAAACGATCGAGCCTGCAAGCTCTTGCTGAACCGCGAACACAGCGACTGCCATGGTTTGCTGGAGGCGTCGAGGAAGAGGAAAGGGAGCAGAAGGGTCGGGGGAGAGCCATCGAGTCGTTGACTCATCAGGGCCGAGGCGAAATGACAATATTGCCCACATGCATCTCAGACCCTTGAGGCTTGGCATTTTATATACGCATCTCAGGGACTCGGGGCACCAAAAGTGAGCGAGATTGTTTCTTCTCCGAGGGGTTTTTTGTCAAGCACACGGTACAATCACTCATGTGCACGCAGTGTTTGCAGCTTTCTTCGCAGTTCACCAAGAGCTAGCGCTTTAGTCATCAACTTTCGTTTTCATGGCCGGACCAGGGatcaaaatgtaattaaacagtAAAGTAGTGCTAACCCACCGTTTGATAGAGCAACCAAGGGAGCCGATTAAATCAAGCCGTCTTCTTCAGACGAATTGAGCTGGTGGCCATATCTTCCTCAGCTCCGATAACCTGCAGCCGGCCGTGCCTCTCTGCCTTCCCCTCCGATCGATCCCCACGGCGAGCGAGCGTGGCTCTTTCAATTCGGTTCATCGTCCTGTTGGCGGCATGGATGACGACGTAACCATCGTCGCACCGGTCGATGTGTCGTCCTTCCCCTCCGCTACGGTAGGGATCCAGGCAGGGTATGAGCTCATCCCCTTCTATTGTTCGATTAATTTTGACCTAGTATTATCTGGACACCGGACACTCATTTGATGCCGCGCAGGTTGTACACTAAATCAGCTTGCTGCCTACTAGTGCACGTGGTTTAATTAGCGAGTGACAGGCAAGGCAGTCTTGGGCCCGTTGACTTGGCGTATTCCCGTTTCCAATGTTAAATCCAGAGTCTATCCAGTTAATAGCCGCTCTAATTGCGGAATTTGAAGTTTCCCTTCGGCTGCTCCCAAATTAGTAAGTAAAAGGGGTCAAGGGTGCATTGTTTTGGAAAAATTCAGTCCCAGTATATATAGGTTTCCATTTCTAGACAAGAATTGTACCTATGGCTGTCATTAAGAACTAAATCAGCGCTTCAAAGACAAATACGCGGGGGTGTTTGGATCCTTGACCTAAAGTTTAGTCCGGTTCACATTGGGTATTCCGATGCCCATTAGTAgaactaaacatagactaattataaaataattgcataacTGAAGCCTAATTTATAAGATGAATccattaagtctaattagtccataattaggcTAGCAATTTCATGCTACAGTCACAAAAtatgctaattatggattaattaggcctAATAGATTCATCTAGAGAAATcagttatatatataataagccTATGTTTACTCCTACTAATTGGCATGCAAACAATCGATGTGATCCGGACTAAACTTTATAGTCCAAGGATATCCAAACATCATGCTAGGACTCCAGAAGTTCATCAAACTTTACACATCTCAAAAATTGAAATAGCTATATAGATAGgtatttatttcaaaaataaattGTACGTTATCGAAGGTATAATTGATACAGTAACTAGCCTGTTAGGATCAAAAGATGATAAGTTTCACTCTCCCTTGAGCTAGCAATACCAAATCAGAAACAAGCCACCAGTTCATCTTCAATAAAAAACCAACATTAGAGGCCATCGAAACGTTTGTGGTAAACGAATTGTTGGACCATTGTGGCATCTTATTGATAAAATTATATAGCTTCATCTTGGCATAGGGTTTTAGACTTTAGTAGAGAAAAACCCTCCTTTTTCTACATGGATGACAATCCACATGATAAATATATGATAATGCAACATGTTATTATGTCTAATAACTTTGCATGAAAACTCTATATGTAAGTAGTGCACACAAATCTAGTAACCTTGAATTGTTCAATTTCATATTAATCTTTCAcattgagatttttttttaaaaagacacAAGTAGCTAGTACTGCATGAACCGCATGATGGACAATGCTGTGATGAGTGcttctttattttgtttctttACATATACTGGATGAATTTGACATTAATTTTGTTCATCTTTAATTTTTTAACTTAATGTATGCAACATAGATGATTTTTAAAATATTGCAAAATGGTGAATTTGCTAGTTGAAAATCAAAACCCTGCCCCCTAAACATGAAATTCACACTCCTCTaggaatttatttttctttcattaTTCCTTTCCAATCGATCTATACTTGCAAAATACAAGCAGCACATTGAGGAACACCCAATTCGTACATTAAATAGGTAAGGAAATCAACATTAGGTTTGAATGGTCCTTGCGtcataaaatttgtttatactactgttgtcagtcgaaacccaccggcgagcagcgacgggcaacacgaagagctgggaggtcgccggggcgctggcaggcactgctccctcgtcaacggcccgcaattccgtcacgcgcccggagaatgtgtgaaagccgggcgtgccacctgacctatacccgatcaggaaggtgcagacgtgctccgaacagtttcctgcgcacaaagacacgtgtaaatgtaagtccgagccgtggtcggctctccgggacgactcttgcattggttttaaagagccgatcgagtcccggtgtcagatgggatctgattgtatccagatatgataaataaagcaaataattatgaaactgcttcaattaaatctaattaatctaatccacgatggtaacaacttcactgctagatcggaacatcctacacgtaactaggcctaatgaatgtAACAGATAACTGAATCATAActcaaaacagaggcctaagaactagcaagagccgattcccggaacaatccctattaaggctaagataaagcatctactacaccaccggatcatccaatccatttgcaaggcctaacgtagcagatattacgcaggctcctaagataagagcaaaccataacagattagatctactagacataaaagaagcagggtgttgcctctgtgcgactaattctatacgacaagaactagcataagattgaaacgtgactgcacagagacaacatgatattcgtagatgataagcaacaaagcacaatggatctactaaaagccatgctacgaatatcaggataactagtactactcgccataaaaaacacttcagtacgagtTATAAagataaaagcaagaacaatgctgccctgatcgcgagaagcgatcagggcaacatgacacttacttggatgaaaccctaggattaggggtggcgatgcgccgagagttgttatttgcgagacgtgatgatgcTCTCCctttacaaatgtcatagggtacatatttatagtccggagacttcttgccgtgcaaggcaacctctaaactctttcctaaacgaagactagagatagattacgaagattagataacatgacctggactcttccctccatcggtccagatcttcatgaagcttccaaatacCAGCCGGAACATGCcgtataattgtggcagattctggtcgtcctattgtttcggcagttcccgtcaactccgagtgaatctggacgtgattccagttgtattggaaatcttatctccttagctttccatgcatatctagaacatccaaaacggagtccatatgtggcctgggcgtccatttttgtgcggcctcttcctgcagtccgaactagcctcgcgaatagactgggcttcaacatggattaggcccgtgaccccatctcagcttgacccttgagtgcccaattatcattgtatttggccaaacttatgatataagcctggccaagtggactcctttaccgtgggcttcttctgacatttggcctactgtagcgaaaatggcctctcatgccatatttcaatataatgttttggcgattgatgacacacgcaacacttgaactaatgtgtttgcttagatgatatactcaggcttttaggttcaagtgatgacaaagagaagagaggcgaagctaggcccgaagggccgcccctacgggggttccgctaaaccgacgtaaggcacgtcggtgcattgacttgagcacgtctgggagttttagtatcaccggttaaaccgacgtaag
This genomic interval from Panicum virgatum strain AP13 chromosome 8K, P.virgatum_v5, whole genome shotgun sequence contains the following:
- the LOC120644116 gene encoding uncharacterized protein LOC120644116 isoform X2 → MAVAVFAVQQELAGSIVSSIADELFRAYASDCNRYAEIHGIAYEHERPSSASPMVYRVGCRKSCEVLKASEFSTVETVEKSIESSASVHKKIVEFIGERARAHKTHRLLCTQKQNLDEHHGIDWNTRYKMIKGTCEGFSYLQRQLQHCIYHFDVKAENILLDANMVPKITDYGMSRCFGEELARNMTNCIGTQGYKEPAMNGKITSHMSDIYSLGVIILSILKIYWRNKQQARQIMLMLESSSEQMKRLNQIVLSCLEKGKSTKVTRSTVSSTRRAAHDIIVPDSGVRISAMVDVPKTKPSPACINIDKAPSTPEDSVILVLESGSSKLAQTPSTHRHLSHSNQTDERSNKPLSNRAPATNSSADKTRATMEPNKLADDEAHSVDERDTNEVARRSCKWYVATGAAHHATGDRGQITNMVELENDNLCVQAADGTPMPVRGRGNVETDNVVLPDVYYVPGLWTNLVSVGQLAGLDYCVGFSRGACHVSDAAGTVVGTAHARGDGLYEVDHLRVPLDMR
- the LOC120644116 gene encoding receptor-like kinase LIP1 isoform X1 produces the protein MAVAVFAVQQELAGSIVSSIADELFRAYASDCNRYAEIHGIAYEHERPSSASPMVYRVGCRKSCEVLKASEFSTVETVEKSIESSASVHKKIVEFIGERARAHKTHRLLCTQKQNLDEHHGIDWNTRYKMIKGTCEGFSYLQRQLQHCIYHFDVKAENILLDANMVPKITDYGMSRCFGEELARNMTNCIGTQGYKEPAMNGKITSHMSDIYSLGVIILSILKIYWRNKQQARQIMLMLESSSEQMKRLNQIVLSCLEKGKSTKVTRSTVSSTRRAAHDIIVPDSGVRISAMVDVPKTKPSPACINIDKAPSTPEDSVILVLESGSSKLAQTPSTHRHLSHSNQTDERSNKPLSNRAPATNSSADKTRATMEPNKLADDEAHSEPNSSVDERDTNEVARRSCKWYVATGAAHHATGDRGQITNMVELENDNLCVQAADGTPMPVRGRGNVETDNVVLPDVYYVPGLWTNLVSVGQLAGLDYCVGFSRGACHVSDAAGTVVGTAHARGDGLYEVDHLRVPLDMR